The following proteins come from a genomic window of Frankia casuarinae:
- the aroH gene encoding chorismate mutase, producing MTVRAIRGATQVGANAREDIFEATVELVTEMLIRNGLVTDDVISVLFTATSDLDAEFPALAARKAGFHTVPMICASEIGVPGALPRVVRLMAHVEVDGARPPIRHVYLRGASALRPDLAQ from the coding sequence ATGACTGTGCGAGCGATCCGCGGTGCCACGCAGGTCGGGGCGAACGCGCGAGAGGACATCTTCGAGGCGACGGTCGAGCTGGTCACCGAGATGCTCATCCGCAACGGGCTGGTGACCGACGACGTGATCAGTGTGCTGTTCACCGCGACCTCGGATCTGGACGCCGAGTTCCCCGCGCTGGCCGCCAGGAAGGCTGGTTTTCACACGGTACCGATGATCTGCGCCAGCGAGATCGGTGTGCCCGGGGCGCTGCCGCGCGTCGTACGGCTGATGGCGCATGTGGAGGTCGACGGGGCGCGCCCGCCGATCAGGCATGTGTATCTGCGCGGCGCGAGCGCGCTGCGCCCTGATCTGGCGCAGTGA
- a CDS encoding alpha-hydroxy acid oxidase — protein sequence MTALTLGDYENLARARLDRLVWDFCAGGAGEERTLTANMAAFDDVRLRPTVLRGASDPDIATRIFGDRWAAPLAVAPMAFHTLAHPDGELATVRAATSVGMPVVVSTMAGRRFEELVSAAGSPLWLQVYCFRDRFRTQRLIEHGERAGMNALVLTVDAPRLGRRLRDVRNDFRLPPGIMPVNLDGDGFSSPAAHASAELDPTLDWSVIDWLRSISSLPLLVKGILTASDAERAVRAGVDGIVVSNHGGRQLDGVPATFEVLPEIVAAVAGSCPVLVDGGIRRGRDVLACLAVGAAAVLVGRPVLHGLAVGGQEGAAHVLGILIEELTDAMTLTGTPSLADIHPGLIGH from the coding sequence ATGACCGCGTTGACGCTCGGCGACTACGAGAACCTGGCCCGCGCCCGGCTGGACCGTCTGGTCTGGGACTTCTGCGCGGGCGGCGCCGGGGAGGAACGGACGCTCACGGCTAACATGGCGGCATTCGACGACGTCCGGCTGCGGCCAACCGTGCTGCGCGGCGCGTCCGACCCCGACATCGCCACCAGGATCTTCGGTGACCGGTGGGCGGCGCCGCTGGCTGTCGCCCCGATGGCCTTCCACACGCTGGCTCACCCAGATGGGGAACTGGCCACGGTGCGGGCCGCCACCTCGGTCGGGATGCCCGTCGTCGTCTCCACCATGGCCGGGCGCCGCTTCGAGGAGCTGGTCTCGGCCGCAGGCTCCCCGCTGTGGCTCCAGGTGTACTGCTTCCGTGACCGCTTCCGGACGCAGCGGCTGATCGAACACGGGGAGCGGGCGGGCATGAATGCGCTGGTCCTCACCGTTGACGCGCCCCGGCTTGGCCGCCGGCTGCGCGACGTGCGCAACGACTTCCGGCTGCCTCCGGGTATCATGCCGGTCAACCTCGACGGGGATGGCTTCTCCTCGCCCGCCGCGCACGCCAGCGCCGAGCTCGACCCGACCCTGGACTGGTCGGTGATCGACTGGCTGCGGTCGATCAGCTCGTTGCCGCTGCTGGTCAAGGGCATCCTGACGGCCTCGGACGCGGAACGGGCGGTACGTGCGGGGGTGGACGGCATCGTGGTCTCCAACCACGGGGGCCGCCAGCTTGACGGTGTCCCCGCGACCTTCGAGGTACTCCCGGAGATCGTGGCGGCGGTGGCGGGCAGTTGCCCGGTCCTGGTCGATGGTGGCATCCGGCGGGGCCGGGACGTGCTGGCCTGCCTGGCGGTGGGGGCCGCCGCGGTGCTCGTGGGTCGGCCAGTCCTCCATGGCCTGGCGGTCGGCGGGCAGGAAGGCGCAGCTCATGTGCTGGGCATTCTCATCGAGGAACTCACCGACGCGATGACCCTCACCGGCACACCTTCGCTGGCCGACATCCATCCCGGCCTCATTGGGCACTGA
- a CDS encoding tryptophan 7-halogenase, which translates to MTDSAEFDVVVVGGGPAGSTLAALVAMQGHRVLVLEKEHFPRYQIGESLLPSTIHGVCRLTGAADELAKAGFPLKRGGTFRWGATPEPWTFAFSVSSRMAGPTSFAYQVERSKFDEILLRNARRVGAEVHEGCSATDVIEDGDRVVGIRYTDDGGNRREARASFVVDATGNKSRIYHRVGGTRQYSEFFRSLALFGYFEGGRRMPEPNRNNILCVAFDSGWFWYIPLSDTLTSVGAVVRSEMAEKVQGDSEQAMKALIEECPMISDYLAPARRVTTGQYGQLRVRKDYSYHQTTFWRPGMVLVGDAACFVDPVFSSGVHLATYSALLAARSINSVLAEIVDEKTAMQEFEARYRRDYGVFYEFLVSFYEMHHSEDSYFWQAKKVTGNSQPELEAFVELIGGVSSGESALTDADALALRLQANTADFTTAVDALVANNSESMVPFMKSQVIRGVMHEGSQMQMRALLGEDAEPETPLFPGGLVSSADGMFWLPTDA; encoded by the coding sequence GTGACAGATTCTGCGGAATTTGATGTGGTGGTCGTTGGCGGCGGACCCGCCGGCTCCACACTGGCCGCGCTGGTGGCCATGCAGGGGCATCGAGTCCTTGTCCTGGAGAAGGAGCACTTTCCGCGCTACCAGATCGGCGAGTCGCTGCTACCATCCACTATCCACGGGGTCTGCCGGCTGACCGGCGCCGCCGACGAACTGGCCAAAGCCGGCTTCCCGCTCAAGCGCGGCGGTACCTTCAGATGGGGGGCCACCCCGGAGCCGTGGACGTTCGCCTTCTCGGTGTCGTCGCGGATGGCTGGGCCGACCTCATTCGCCTATCAGGTTGAACGGTCGAAATTCGACGAGATTCTACTGCGGAACGCCCGCCGGGTCGGCGCCGAGGTACACGAGGGCTGCTCGGCCACCGACGTCATCGAGGACGGCGACCGGGTCGTCGGCATCCGCTACACCGACGACGGCGGCAACCGGCGTGAGGCGCGGGCCTCCTTCGTGGTCGACGCCACCGGCAACAAAAGCCGCATCTACCATCGGGTTGGTGGCACCCGGCAGTACTCGGAGTTCTTTCGCAGCCTGGCCCTGTTCGGCTACTTCGAGGGCGGCCGGCGGATGCCCGAGCCCAACCGGAACAACATCCTGTGTGTGGCCTTCGACAGCGGCTGGTTCTGGTACATCCCACTGAGCGACACGCTGACCAGCGTCGGCGCGGTCGTACGGTCGGAAATGGCGGAGAAGGTCCAGGGTGACTCCGAGCAGGCCATGAAGGCGCTCATTGAGGAGTGCCCGATGATTTCGGATTACCTCGCGCCGGCCAGGCGGGTCACCACCGGGCAGTACGGCCAGCTCCGGGTACGCAAGGACTACTCCTATCATCAGACGACTTTCTGGCGTCCCGGGATGGTTTTGGTCGGCGACGCCGCGTGCTTTGTGGACCCGGTGTTCTCCTCCGGCGTGCACCTCGCGACCTACAGCGCGCTGCTCGCGGCCCGGTCCATCAACAGCGTCCTCGCCGAGATTGTGGACGAGAAGACCGCGATGCAGGAGTTCGAGGCCCGCTACCGCCGAGATTACGGCGTGTTCTACGAGTTTCTGGTGTCGTTCTACGAGATGCATCACAGCGAGGACTCCTACTTCTGGCAGGCCAAGAAGGTCACCGGGAACAGCCAGCCCGAGCTGGAGGCATTCGTCGAGCTGATCGGCGGAGTGTCGTCGGGGGAATCCGCGCTGACCGACGCCGACGCCCTGGCCCTCCGGCTGCAGGCCAACACCGCCGACTTCACTACCGCGGTCGACGCGCTCGTGGCCAACAACAGCGAGAGCATGGTGCCGTTCATGAAGTCGCAGGTGATCCGCGGGGTCATGCACGAGGGCTCGCAGATGCAGATGCGCGCGCTGCTCGGTGAGGACGCCGAGCCGGAGACCCCGCTGTTCCCCGGCGGTCTGGTCTCGTCGGCTGACGGCATGTTCTGGCTGCCCACCGACGCTTAG
- a CDS encoding ABC transporter ATP-binding protein, with the protein MTLGAPGPMMIRGVGGDRPITRQQIRPGTMRRILPYAKPYRWRLVLLLAAGSLEAASIAANPLLLKFLIDDGILKENTRLVVVVASVVAALALLDAFLGIAQRMLSARFGEQIIYDLRTRVFAHVQRQPIAFFTRAQTGSLVSRLNTDVIEAQQAMSQLLTVLVSSALSLVLVIVTMFYLSWVVTIVVLALVPCFMLPARVVGRRLQRYAREGMQLNAEMSTMMNERFNVAGAILVKLYGEPETESRQFEDRAARVRDINVRTAVYGRVFFVAMTMVASLATAAVYGIGGVLVIHDDFQLGTLAAFAVLLNRLYGPINQLSNIQLNVLTALVSFDRVFEVLDLRPLVAERPGAIALPSASSAAPEIEFDEVSFRYPTADEVSLASLESIALPSAERTGSTAMVLDRISFRAPAGKLTALVGHSGAGKSTITHLVSRLYDPIAGTVWIDGHDLRDLTLKSLRDTVGVVTQDAHMFHDTIGRNLAYAKPDATDEEIVRACQGAQIWNLISALPHGLDTVVGDRGYRLSGGEKQRLALARLLLKAPSIVVLDEATAHLDSESEAAVQRALKSALAGRTSLVIAHRLSTIREADQILVIDAGGVREQGSHEDLLAAGGLYAELYFTQFAGQATDSVDDRVGA; encoded by the coding sequence ATGACGCTCGGAGCTCCGGGCCCCATGATGATCCGCGGGGTGGGTGGTGACCGACCGATTACCCGGCAGCAGATCAGGCCGGGTACAATGCGCCGGATCCTGCCTTATGCCAAGCCTTATCGGTGGCGCCTGGTGCTGCTGCTGGCAGCCGGGTCACTCGAGGCCGCGAGTATTGCGGCCAATCCACTGCTACTCAAGTTCCTCATCGACGACGGCATTTTGAAGGAGAACACCAGGCTGGTCGTCGTAGTCGCCTCGGTCGTCGCGGCACTCGCCCTTCTGGATGCCTTTCTGGGAATCGCTCAGCGGATGCTCTCCGCGCGATTTGGCGAGCAGATAATCTATGATCTGCGGACCCGGGTCTTCGCCCACGTGCAGCGGCAGCCGATCGCCTTCTTCACTCGGGCGCAGACCGGCTCGCTGGTCAGCCGGCTGAACACCGACGTGATCGAGGCGCAGCAGGCGATGTCGCAGTTGCTGACTGTGTTGGTGTCCAGCGCGCTGTCGCTGGTCCTGGTGATAGTCACGATGTTCTACCTGTCATGGGTCGTGACGATAGTCGTGCTCGCGCTCGTCCCGTGCTTCATGCTGCCGGCCCGGGTCGTCGGCCGCAGGCTGCAGCGGTATGCCCGGGAGGGCATGCAGCTCAATGCCGAGATGAGCACGATGATGAACGAGCGCTTCAACGTGGCGGGCGCGATCCTCGTCAAGCTTTACGGCGAGCCCGAGACCGAGAGCAGGCAGTTCGAGGACCGGGCGGCGCGGGTCCGCGATATCAACGTGCGGACCGCCGTCTATGGGCGGGTGTTTTTCGTCGCGATGACGATGGTGGCCTCGCTCGCCACCGCGGCGGTCTATGGCATCGGCGGTGTTCTGGTCATCCACGACGACTTCCAGCTCGGCACCCTTGCCGCCTTCGCGGTCCTGCTCAACCGGCTGTACGGCCCGATCAACCAGCTCTCCAACATCCAGCTCAACGTGCTGACCGCGCTGGTGAGCTTCGACCGGGTCTTCGAGGTGCTCGACCTGCGGCCGCTCGTCGCCGAACGCCCCGGCGCGATCGCGCTGCCGTCCGCCTCGTCGGCCGCGCCGGAGATCGAGTTCGACGAGGTGTCGTTCCGCTACCCAACCGCCGACGAGGTGTCACTCGCCTCGCTCGAATCGATCGCGCTGCCGTCCGCCGAGCGCACCGGGAGCACCGCGATGGTGCTGGATCGGATCAGCTTCCGGGCTCCGGCGGGAAAGCTCACCGCGCTGGTCGGCCACTCGGGCGCCGGGAAGAGCACGATCACCCATCTGGTCTCCCGGTTGTATGACCCGATCGCTGGGACAGTCTGGATCGATGGTCACGACCTGCGGGACCTCACGCTGAAATCACTGCGTGACACGGTCGGGGTGGTGACCCAGGACGCGCACATGTTCCACGACACCATCGGGCGGAACCTGGCGTATGCCAAGCCTGACGCGACCGACGAGGAGATCGTGCGGGCGTGCCAGGGCGCGCAGATCTGGAATCTGATCTCCGCGCTGCCGCACGGCCTGGACACCGTCGTCGGGGATCGCGGCTACCGGCTGTCCGGCGGTGAGAAGCAGCGGCTGGCGCTGGCCCGGCTGCTGCTGAAGGCGCCGTCGATCGTGGTGCTCGACGAGGCCACCGCTCACCTGGACTCCGAGTCCGAAGCCGCCGTCCAACGGGCCCTGAAGAGCGCGCTGGCAGGCCGTACCTCTCTGGTGATCGCGCACCGGCTGTCGACCATCCGGGAGGCCGACCAGATCCTGGTGATCGACGCGGGCGGTGTCCGCGAGCAGGGCTCGCACGAAGATCTGCTGGCGGCGGGCGGGCTCTATGCGGAGTTGTACTTCACCCAGTTCGCCGGGCAGGCGACGGACTCGGTCGACGACAGGGTCGGCGCCTGA